One part of the Rutidosis leptorrhynchoides isolate AG116_Rl617_1_P2 chromosome 1, CSIRO_AGI_Rlap_v1, whole genome shotgun sequence genome encodes these proteins:
- the LOC139893037 gene encoding uncharacterized protein — MNIRETFTSVEHPQENGQCEVTNRDIVLGIKARLGLCRRGWIHELPNVLWAHRTTPKGATNETPFSLVYGSEAVMPAEINVPTMRIASFDESSNSEELRENINLVEERREMAAIKENEASRAEDTGKLGPKCEGPYKVIGVSDIGAYRLASLDEKAIKRAWHAQTLKRCYR, encoded by the exons ATGAACATAAGGGAAACATTCACATCAGTTGAACACCCCCAGGAGAACGGTCAGTGTGAGGTCACGAATCGAGATATCGTGTTAGGAATCAAAGCAAGGCTCGGATTATGCCGAAGGGGTTGGATACACGAACTGCCGAATGTACTGTGGGCACACCGCACAACTCCAAAAGGCGCGACCAATGAAACACCTTTCAGTTTGGTGTACGGGTCCGAGGCTGTAATGCCCGCTGAAATAAATGTGCCAACTATGCGCATAGCttccttcgatgaaagtagcaaTAGCGAAGAACTGCGTGAAAATATAAACTTAGTTGAAGAGCGCAGGGAAATGGCGGccataaaagaa aatgaagcaagcagagcagaagATACGGGTAAACTCGGACCTAAATGTGAAGGACCATACAAGGTTATTGGCGTAAGCGATATAGGGGCGTATCGACTAGCAAGTTTAGATGAAAAAGCAATAAAACGTGCCTGGCATGCGCAAACACTGAAACGGTGCTACAGATAA
- the LOC139893027 gene encoding uncharacterized protein has protein sequence MHTDGACGPEGAGAGIVLKSPEREEYTFVLRFSFPVTNNEAEYEALLSKMRVAKYLEVKELSVYVDSQLVANQFNGIFEAHDESMQKYLKLVQELAVDFDLFQITQVSRTLNKKADVLSKLAALTFNHFKKEIWVEEVKVKSIETEGVSAAVEEEEQSWMTPIVEFLNKGTLPIDSIEAKKIKMKTPMYFLEKEILYRKSFLGPHLRCLNPTQAESIIREVHEGMCALHSGHKTVASKIMRLGYYWPSMYRDAA, from the coding sequence ATGCACACAGATGGGGCTTGTGGTCCAGAAGGCGCAGGGGCAGGAATAGTCCTAAAAAGTCCAGAAAGAGAAGAATATACCTTCGTGCTGCGCTTTAGCTTCCCTGTAACAAACAATGAAGCTGAGTATGAAGCATTGTTATCCAAAATGCGGGTAGCAAAATATCTGGAGGTAAAAGAGCTGTCTGTATATGTTGATTCGCAGTTAGTTGCAAATCAATTCAATGGGATATTTGAAGCACATGATGAGTCGATGCAAAAGTACTTGAAACTTGTGCAAGAGCTCGCGGTGGACTTCGATTTATTTCAGATAACTCAGGTTTCAAGAACATTGAATAAAAAGGCGGATGTGCTCAGTAAGTTAGCCGCCTTAACATTCAAccattttaagaaagaaatttgggtCGAGGAAGTGAAAGTAAAATCTATTGAGACAGAAGGTGTATCTGCCGCAGTTGAAGAAGAGGAGCAGAGTTGGATGACACCGATAGTAGAATTTCTGAACAAAGGAACATTGCCGATAGATTCAATAGAAGCAAAAAAGATTAAGATGAAAACACCAATGTATTTTTTAGAAAAAGAAATTCTATACAGAAAGTCTTTTCTGGGACCCCATTTGCGGTGTCTTAATCCAACTCAAGCAGAATCGATCATACGGGAAGTGCACGAGGGAATGTGCGCTTTGCACTCGGGACACAAAACAGTTGCGTCCAAAATAATGCGGCTTGGGTACTATTGGCCGTCAATGTACAGAGATGCTGCATAA